A stretch of the Neofelis nebulosa isolate mNeoNeb1 chromosome 1, mNeoNeb1.pri, whole genome shotgun sequence genome encodes the following:
- the LMAN2 gene encoding vesicular integral-membrane protein VIP36 isoform X1, with translation MAAEGWIWRWGWGRRCPGRPGLPGPGPGPTTPLLLFLLLGPVVADITDGNSEHLKREHSLIKPYQGVGSSSMPLWDFQGSTILTSQYVRLTPDERSKEGSIWNHQPCFLKDWEMHVHFKVHGSGKKNLHGDGIALWYTRDRLVPGPVFGSRDNFHGLAIFLDTYPNDETTERVFPYISVMVNNGSLSYDHSKDGRWTELAGCTADFRNRDHDTFLAVRYSRGRLTVMTDLEDKNEWKNCIDITGVRLPTGYYFGASAGTGDLSDNHDIISMKLFQLMVEHTPDEENIDWTKIEPSVNFLKSPKDNVDDPTGNFRSGPLTGWRVFLLLLCALLGIIVCAVVGAVVFQKRQERNKRFY, from the exons ATGGCGGCGGAAGGCTGGATTTGgcgctggggctggggccggCGGTGCCCGGGGAGGCCTGGGCTTCccggccctggccctggccccacTACACCTCtacttctttttctgttgctggGGCCGGTTGTTGCAGATATAACTGACGGCAACAGTGAACACCTCAAGCGGGAGCATTCGCTTATCAAGCCCTACCAAG GGGTCGGTTCCAGCTCCATGCCCCTCTGGGATTTCCAAGGCAGCACTATACTCACGAGCCAGTACGTGCGTTTGACCCCTGATGAGCGCAGCAAAGAGGGCTCTATCTGGAACCACCAG cCTTGCTTCCTCAAGGACTGGGAGATGCATGTCCACTTCAAAGTCCACGGTTCAGGGAAGAAGAATCTCCATGGAGATGGCATTGCCTTGTGGTATACCCGGGACCGCCTTGTGCCAG GGCCTGTGTTTGGAAGCAGAGACAACTTCCATGGCCTAGCCATCTTCTTGGACACATATCCCAATGATGAGACCACAGAG CGTGTGTTCCCGTACATCTCGGTGATGGTGAACAATGGCTCCCTGTCCTACGACCATAGCAAGGATGGCCGCTGGACTGAGCTGGCAGGCTGCACGGCTGACTTCCGCAACCGCGATCATGATACCTTCCTGGCTGTTCGCTACTCCCGTGGCCGTCTGACG GTGATGACCGACCTAGAGGACAAGAACGAGTGGAAGAATTGCATCGACATCACGGGAGTGCGCCTGCCCACTGGCTACTACTTTGGAGCCTCGGCTGGCACCGGAGACCTGTCTG ACAATCATGACATCATCTCCATGAAACTGTTCCAGCTGATGGTAGAACATACACCTGATGAAGAGAACATTGACTGGACCaagattgagcccagtgtcaaTTTCCTCAAGTCGCCCAAAG aCAATGTGGATGACCCGACGGGAAACTTCCGCAGCGGGCCCCTGACGGGGTGGCGGGTGTTCCTGCTGCTGCTATGTGCTCTCCTGGGCATCATCGTGTGCGCCGTGGTGGGGGCCGTAGTGTTTCAGAAGCGGCAGGAGCGGAACAAGCGATTCTACTGA
- the LMAN2 gene encoding vesicular integral-membrane protein VIP36 isoform X2, whose translation MAAEGWIWRWGWGRRCPGRPGLPGPGPGPTTPLLLFLLLGPVVADITDGNSEHLKREHSLIKPYQGVGSSSMPLWDFQGSTILTSQYVRLTPDERSKEGSIWNHQPCFLKDWEMHVHFKVHGSGKKNLHGDGIALWYTRDRLVPGPVFGSRDNFHGLAIFLDTYPNDETTERVFPYISVMVNNGSLSYDHSKDGRWTELAGCTADFRNRDHDTFLAVRYSRGRLTVMTDLEDKNEWKNCIDITGVRLPTGYYFGASAGTGDLSDNHDIISMKLFQLMVEHTPDEENIDWTKIEPSVNFLKSPKAPPLFSPRQCG comes from the exons ATGGCGGCGGAAGGCTGGATTTGgcgctggggctggggccggCGGTGCCCGGGGAGGCCTGGGCTTCccggccctggccctggccccacTACACCTCtacttctttttctgttgctggGGCCGGTTGTTGCAGATATAACTGACGGCAACAGTGAACACCTCAAGCGGGAGCATTCGCTTATCAAGCCCTACCAAG GGGTCGGTTCCAGCTCCATGCCCCTCTGGGATTTCCAAGGCAGCACTATACTCACGAGCCAGTACGTGCGTTTGACCCCTGATGAGCGCAGCAAAGAGGGCTCTATCTGGAACCACCAG cCTTGCTTCCTCAAGGACTGGGAGATGCATGTCCACTTCAAAGTCCACGGTTCAGGGAAGAAGAATCTCCATGGAGATGGCATTGCCTTGTGGTATACCCGGGACCGCCTTGTGCCAG GGCCTGTGTTTGGAAGCAGAGACAACTTCCATGGCCTAGCCATCTTCTTGGACACATATCCCAATGATGAGACCACAGAG CGTGTGTTCCCGTACATCTCGGTGATGGTGAACAATGGCTCCCTGTCCTACGACCATAGCAAGGATGGCCGCTGGACTGAGCTGGCAGGCTGCACGGCTGACTTCCGCAACCGCGATCATGATACCTTCCTGGCTGTTCGCTACTCCCGTGGCCGTCTGACG GTGATGACCGACCTAGAGGACAAGAACGAGTGGAAGAATTGCATCGACATCACGGGAGTGCGCCTGCCCACTGGCTACTACTTTGGAGCCTCGGCTGGCACCGGAGACCTGTCTG ACAATCATGACATCATCTCCATGAAACTGTTCCAGCTGATGGTAGAACATACACCTGATGAAGAGAACATTGACTGGACCaagattgagcccagtgtcaaTTTCCTCAAGTCGCCCAAAG ctccccctctcttctcccccagaCAATGTGGATGA